One genomic region from Xyrauchen texanus isolate HMW12.3.18 chromosome 16, RBS_HiC_50CHRs, whole genome shotgun sequence encodes:
- the LOC127656615 gene encoding CUB and zona pellucida-like domain-containing protein 1: MVIVIRASYLNSLGFNGNDLYVDDHRCRPTITSTEVVFRFSLDTCGTGKESGEITRQSQFLLHVGCRMEPDTMVEIFYKAKENINANITGRGRFNAIGIAFYTSSSFSQQIYDSPYQVTLNQYMYAMVKLDRHDNTLDLFLDTCVASPYANDFQTRSYNLLRDGCARDSTYYSYTNGQHYYAQFRFQAFKFLRTHAYVYLQCKVIICPENDYNSR, encoded by the exons ATGGTCATTGTCATTCGAGCATCTTACCTGAACTCACTTGGGTTCAATGGAAATGATCTATATGTGGACGACCATCGATGCAGACCCACTATTACCAGTACTGAAGTTGTGTTTCGCTTCTCTCTTGACACATGTGGGACCGGCAAAGAG TCAGGCGAGATCACACGTCAGTCACAGTTCCTACTGCATGTGGGCTGCCGAATGGAGCCAGACACCATGGTGGAGATTTTCTACAAGGCCAAAGAGAATATCAATGCCAACATCACTGGACGTGGCCGCTTCAATGCAATTGGCATAGCCTTCTACACCTCCAGCAGTTTCAGCCAACAAATTTACGACTCTCCATACCAGGTGACGCTTAACCAGTACATGTATGCTATGGTTAAGCTAGACCGACATGACAACACACTAGATCTCTTCTTGGACACCTGTGTAGCATCTCCGTATGCCAATGACTTCCAAACCCGCTCCTATAACCTGCTGCGTGATGG ATGTGCCAGAGACAGCACATACTATTCCTACACCAATGGTCAGCACTACTATGCTCAGTTCCGTTTCCAGGCTTTTAAGTTCCTCCGGACTCACGCCTATGTGTACCTGCAGTGTAAAGTGATCATCTGCCCCGAAAATGATTACAACTCTCGCTGA